The proteins below come from a single Triticum aestivum cultivar Chinese Spring chromosome 5D, IWGSC CS RefSeq v2.1, whole genome shotgun sequence genomic window:
- the LOC123122538 gene encoding DNA mismatch repair protein MLH3 codes for MQSIKRLPRSVHSSLRSSIILSDLPRVVEELVYNSIDANARKIDVSVNVRACYVKVEDDGCGIARDELVLLGEKYATSKFHDVMGDEESSSRSFGLNGEALASLSDISVVEVRTKARGRPNSYCKIIKGSKCSHLGIDDQREAVGTTVVARELFYNQPVRRKQMQSGHKRELHNVKKCVLQIALIHPQLSVRLLDTDSEDQLLYTVPSSSPLPLISDSFGNDVSSCLHEISTSHQSWALSGHISGPTNVFCNKDFQYLYINSRFVSRSPIHNILNSLAASFQSSITRTIEETDIQSRKRQKTDVYPAFLLNFFCPRSSYDLHFEPSKTIVEFKDWQSILFFFEQTITNYWKKHVPQSSKGKAIDDTCVPLKSDVKSNRAFLKHQNVQNKEDDAYLQHHTPRKSSVRESNFGTGAATAPKDLDYFSFDMKPSPWHVCYPDRISDASEHSDNVARNDLTHFSERVSYQWLEDGSSELEDCGLSGANPTVWKKRRMEGIFHGHAYSCEVGNFEDVQTEGLSAYNQESEIMGPEIDLQEPRFGVVNRPNRITCDFMHNETNINANMSGCDGLYTEFDRFDDDCLLNEVTKTMGDISCPEMPHFSDGFYHEGCSTPIILKRCSTRKQLGTAAGYVDGLETNAIAQMNFPDIHAAWESDAMDMSSIKDNHLHLSHPFLLPDTPSSQSHARTGLELQGRSSKSFASWNCENMDSDFRSTWDRFNSNSSRICEGSKHFNNLDDEPQSPNYFNHVDQFVSEDDEIPWKSKISAPLSHIISPEKSTNGCQSNGSSSHLANNSVLIKDLPNQDNFGCDRRSRFSKGRSRSCSAPPFYKGKRKFPGLNQPRTKLTADGDKDIPIKDSEETAPAPENISHMSATQPIPETCSSELSGLNFSLKGNVKMHEETCSDGLENFTAQITKWRDDSDQHTALESPHIPSACYDDILNISSGPLHLSSSSLVPECIDKNCFEEARVLLQLDKKFIPVISGEMLLLVDQHAADERIRLEELRSKVLSDEDRGITYLDSEKEMALPEAGFQLFQKYAEQIQKWGWIINNSSTSSHSFKKNMNILRKQGRVVTLAAVPCILGVDLTGKDLTDFIQQLDESDGSSSIPAAVLRILNYKACRGAIMFGDPLLPSECSLIIEELKATSLCFQCAHGRPTTVPIVNVASLRRQLARLGAPSGRSEAEEPWHGLSQHEASLERARTRLRQLRRLRRGTL; via the exons CAACATCCAAGTTTCATGATGTCATGGGTGATGAGGAATCTAGTTCTAGAAGTTTTGGATTAAATGGTGAAGCGCTCGCATCACTTTCTGATATCTCTGTGGTTGAAGTCAGGACGAAGGCTCGTGGGAGACCAAATTCGTACTGCAAGATAATAAAG GGATCCAAATGCTCACATTTAGGAATAGATGACCAGAGGGAAGCTGTTGGTACAACAG TTGTTGCTCGGGAGCTTTTTTATAACCAGCCTGTGCGGAGAAAACAAATGCAATCTGG TCATAAAAGAGAACTACACAATGTGAAGAAGTGTGTCCTGCAAATTGCACTTATTCATCCGCAGCTTTCAGTCAGACTTCTTGACACTGACAG CGAAGATCAGTTGCTATACACAGTTCCTTCATCATCCCCTTTGCCTCTTATATCAGACAGTTTTGGAAATGATGTCTCCAGTTGTCTCCATGAAATATCTACCTCACATCAAAGCTGGGCTCTTTCAGGGCACATCTCTGGACCAACAAATGTGTTCTGTAATAAG GATTTCCAGTACTTGT ATATCAACTCAAGATTCGTCAGTAGAAGCCCAATCCATAATATTCTGAATAGTCTGGCAGCTAGTTTCCAGTCTTCTATTACAAGGACGATTGAAGAAACCGATATTCAGAGCCGAAAGAGGCAGAAGACTGATGTCTACCCTGCATTTTTGCTGAACTTCTTCTGCCCTAGATCTAGCTATGATCTACATTTTGAGCCTTCAAAGACAATTGTGGAATTTAAG GATTGGCAAAGTATCTTGTTTTTCTTTGAACAAACTATCACAAACTACTGGAAGAAGCATGTACCACAATCATCAAAAG GCAAAGCTATTGATGATACCTGTGTTCCTCTGAAAAGTGATG TGAAGTCGAATAGGGCCTTCCTAAAGCATCAGAATGTACAGAACAAGGAAGATGATGCTTATTTACAGCATCACACTCCACGTAAGAGTTCAGTCAGAGAAAGCAATTTTGGTACAGGTGCAGCAACAGCTCCTAAAGACCTGGACTACTTTTCTTTTGATATGAAGCCATCCCCATGGCATGTCTGTTATCCAGATCGAATCAGCGATGCATCTGAACACTCTGACAATGTTGCTAGGAACGATCTTACACATTTTTCTGAAAGGGTCAGTTATCAGTGGTTGGAGGATGGTTCCTCCGAGCTAGAAGACTGTGGTCTTTCAGGTGCTAACCCAACTGTTTGGAAAAAGCGACGGATGGAAGGTATATTCCATGGGCATGCATATTCCTGTGAAGTTGGAAATTTTGAAGATGTGCAAACTGAAGGCCTTTCAGCTTATAACCAAGAGTCTGAGATAATGGGTCCAGAAATTGATCTCCAAGAACCTCGCTTTGGGGTTGTCAATAGACCCAACAGAATTACCTGTGATTTTATGCATAATGAAACTAATATAAATGCAAACATGTCTGGCTGTGATGGATTATATACTGAATTTGATAGATTCGATGATGATTGCCTACTCAATGAAGTCACAAAGACAATGGGTGATATTTCTTGCCCTGAGATGCCACACTTCAGTGATGGATTCTACCATGAAGGTTGCAGTACCCCCATTATCTTGAAAAGGTGCAGTACAAGGAAGCAGTTGGGGACTGCAGCAGGATATGTTGACGGCCTTGAAACTAATGCAATTGCTCAGATGAACTTCCCTGATATCCATGCAGCGTGGGAAAGTGACGCCATGGATATGTCCTCCATCAAAGATAATCATCTTCATTTATCTCATCCATTCTTGTTACCAGATACACCTAGCAGTCAAAGTCATGCAAGGACTGGCTTGGAATTGCAGGGGAGATCAAGTAAAAGCTTTGCTTCTTGGAACTGTGAAAATATGGACAGTGATTTTAGATCTACTTGGGACAGATTCAACAGTAATTCATCAAGAATATGTGAAGGATCTAAACATTTCAATAACTTAGATGATGAACCTCAGTCACCGAATTACTTCAATCATGTCGATCAGTTTGTTTCTGAAGATGATGAGATACCGTGGAAATCAAAAATCAGTGCACCATTGTCACACATTATTTCTCCCGAGAAAAGTACCAACGGTTGCCAGTCGAATGGTTCTTCTTCCCACCTGGCAAACAACAGTGTGCTTATTAAAGATCTACCTAATCAAGACAATTTTGGATGCGACAGGAGATCCAGGTTTTCCAAGGGTAGATCGAGGAGCTGTTCTGCCCCACCATTTTACAAAGGCAAACGAAAATTCCCTGGATTAAATCAGCCTCGGACTAAATTGACAGCAGACGGTGATAAAGATATCCCCATTAAGGACTCGGAAG AAACTGCACCTGCACCAGAGAATATCTCACATATGAGTGCAACCCAGCCTATTCCTGAGACTTGTAGCAGTGAACTTTCTGGCCTAAATTTCAG CTTGAAGGGAAACGTGAAAATGCATGAAGAGACATGTTCTGATGGGCTTGAAAATTTTACTGCTCAAATAACTAAATGGCGGGATGACTCTGACCAGCATACA GCTTTGGAGTCGCCACATATTCCTTCTGCATGCTACGATGATATACTTAACATTTCTTCTGGGCCTTTACATCTCTCTTCTAGCTCGCTAGTTCCTGAATGTATTGATAAAAATTGCTTTGAGGAGGCAAGAGTTTTGTTGCAGCTGGATAAGAAATTTATTCCTGTCATATCTGGGGAAATGCTACTCCTTGTTGATCAG CATGCAGCTGATGAAAGGATACGTTTGGAGGAGCTCCGTAGCAAG GTTTTATCAGATGAAGACCGAGGTATCACTTACTTGGACTCAGAGAAGGAAATG GCTCTCCCTGAGGCTGGATTTCAATTGTTTCAGAAGTATGCTGAGCAGATTCAGAAATGGGGCTGGATTATCAACAATTCTAGCACTTCCTCTCATTCATTCAAAAA GAACATGAACATTCTGAGGAAACAAGGCCGTGTAGTTACTCTTGCTGCT GTTCCCTGTATTTTGGGTGTTGATTTGACAGGAAAAGATCTTACGGACTTTATTCAGCAG CTTGATGAGAGTGACGGGTCCTCGTCTATCCCCGCAGCAGTTCTCCGTATTCTTAATTACAAAGCTTGCAGAG GGGCAATCATGTTTGGCGATCCCTTGCTACCGTCCGAGTGCTCTCTGATCATTGAAGAGCTCAAAGCGACGTCCTTGTGCTTCCAG TGCGCTCACGGGCGTCCGACCACCGTGCCCATCGTGAACGTGGCGTCCCTCCGCCGACAGTTGGCAAGGCTGGGAGCGCCGAGCGGGAGGAGCGAGGCGGAGGAGCCCTGGCATGGCCTGTCGCAGCACGAAGCCAGCCTCGAGCGCGCCCGGACCCGCCTCAGACAGCTGAGGAGGCTGCGGCGTGGCACCCTGTAG